In Anser cygnoides isolate HZ-2024a breed goose chromosome Z, Taihu_goose_T2T_genome, whole genome shotgun sequence, a genomic segment contains:
- the DCAF10 gene encoding DDB1- and CUL4-associated factor 10 isoform X2 — MSAEPEPPRAGPRSAAAPPGPGPPPPVGGMEPSAGCPRAAPGPGPGLFGWLRGRCLGRSAAVDPARDSFRAMTGLYGSIQPADSVYLSTRTHGAVFNLEYSPDGSVLTVACEQTEVLLFDPISSKHIKTLSEAHEDCVNNIRFLDNRLFATCSDDTTIALWDLRKLNTKVCTLHGHTSWVKNIEYDTNTRLLVTSGFDGNVIIWDTNRCTEDGCPHKKFFHTRFLMRMRLTPDCSKMLISTSSGYLLILHDLDLNKSLEVGSYPILRARRTTSSSEITSSSSSAPRTVGSPCHQNESGLLSEKQMSRSSQREGGSPRNSLEVLTPEVPGERDRGNCITSLQLHPKGWATLLRCSSNTDDQEEGAPVRPVSPRCSLRLTHCIEEANVGRGYIKELCFSPDGRMISSPHGFGIRLLGFDAYCSELVDCLPKEAGPLKEIRSLYSHNDVVLTTKFSPTHCQIASGCLSGRVSLYQPKF; from the exons ATGAGCGCGGAGCCGGAGCCGCCCCGGGCggggccccgcagcgccgcggccccccccggccccggcccccccccgccggttGGGGGCATGGAGCCGTCGGCGGGCTGCCCgcgggcggcgccggggccCGGGCCCGGGTTGTTCGGGTGGCTGCGCGGGCGCTGCCTAGGCCGCAGTGCCGCCGTGGACCCGGCGCGGGACAGCTTCCGCGCCATGACCGGGCTGTACGGCTCCATCCAGCCCGCCGACTCCGTGTACCTCAGCACGCGCACGCACGGCGCCGTCTTCAACCTCGAGTACTCGCCCGACGG GTCTGTGTTGACTGTTGCTTGTGAACAGACTGAAGTGCTGCTTTTTGACCCAATATCTTCAAAGCACATCAAAACTCTCTCTGAAGCTCATGAAGATTGTGTAAATAATATCAG atttctagATAATCGACTGTTTGCAACTTGTTCTGATGACACTACAATAGCCCTTTGGGATCTGAGAAAGCTGAACACAAAAGTGTGCACTTTGCACGGTCACACCAGTTGGGTTAAGAACATCGAGTATGATACCAATACCAGACTACTAGTAACATCAGGGTTTGATGGAAATGTGATCATCTGGGATACAAACAG GTGCACAGAAGATGGATGTCCTCACAAGAAGTTTTTTCACACCCGTTTTCTTATGAGAATGAGATTGACACCAGACTGTTCCAAAATGCTGATCTCAACATCCTCTGGATATCTTCTGATTTTGCATGACCTTGATCTAAACAAATCTTTAGAGGTTGGCAGCTACCCAATTTTAAGAGCTAGGAGGACTACGTCAAGTTCAG AGATAACATCTTCCAGTTCGTCTGCTCCTAGAACTGTTGGTTCACCATGTCACCAGAATGAATCAGGTCTACTGTCTGAGAAACAGATGTCACGGTCCTCCCAGCGAGAAG GTGGATCACCTAGAAATAGTCTGGAGGTCTTAACGCCAGAGGTTCCTGGAGAGAGAGACCGAGGCAACTGCATTACATCATTACAGCTACATCCAAAAGGGTGGGCTACTCTTCTTCGGTGCTCAAGTAACACAGATGACCAAGAG GAAGGAGCCCCTGTGCGCCCTGTCTCACCTCGTTGCTCCCTGCGATTGACTCATTGCATTGAAGAAGCCAATGTGGGCCGGGGTTACATCAAAGAGCTTTGTTTCAGTCCTGATGGCCGGATGATTTCATCCCCGCATGGCTTTGGGATCCGCTTGTTGGGGTTTGATGCATACTGCAGCGAACTTGTTGACTGTTTGCCCAAAGAAGCTGGTCCCTTGAAAGAAATCCGTTCCCTCTATTCTCACAATGATGTGGTACTGACAACAAAGTTCTCTCCAACTCACTGTCAGATTGCCTCGGGGTGCCTTAGCGGACGTGTTTCTTTGTATCAGCCAAAGTTCTAG
- the DCAF10 gene encoding DDB1- and CUL4-associated factor 10 isoform X1, whose protein sequence is MSAEPEPPRAGPRSAAAPPGPGPPPPVGGMEPSAGCPRAAPGPGPGLFGWLRGRCLGRSAAVDPARDSFRAMTGLYGSIQPADSVYLSTRTHGAVFNLEYSPDGSVLTVACEQTEVLLFDPISSKHIKTLSEAHEDCVNNIRFLDNRLFATCSDDTTIALWDLRKLNTKVCTLHGHTSWVKNIEYDTNTRLLVTSGFDGNVIIWDTNRCTEDGCPHKKFFHTRFLMRMRLTPDCSKMLISTSSGYLLILHDLDLNKSLEVGSYPILRARRTTSSSEITSSSSSAPRTVGSPCHQNESGLLSEKQMSRSSQREGGSPRNSLEVLTPEVPGERDRGNCITSLQLHPKGWATLLRCSSNTDDQEWTCVYEFQEGAPVRPVSPRCSLRLTHCIEEANVGRGYIKELCFSPDGRMISSPHGFGIRLLGFDAYCSELVDCLPKEAGPLKEIRSLYSHNDVVLTTKFSPTHCQIASGCLSGRVSLYQPKF, encoded by the exons ATGAGCGCGGAGCCGGAGCCGCCCCGGGCggggccccgcagcgccgcggccccccccggccccggcccccccccgccggttGGGGGCATGGAGCCGTCGGCGGGCTGCCCgcgggcggcgccggggccCGGGCCCGGGTTGTTCGGGTGGCTGCGCGGGCGCTGCCTAGGCCGCAGTGCCGCCGTGGACCCGGCGCGGGACAGCTTCCGCGCCATGACCGGGCTGTACGGCTCCATCCAGCCCGCCGACTCCGTGTACCTCAGCACGCGCACGCACGGCGCCGTCTTCAACCTCGAGTACTCGCCCGACGG GTCTGTGTTGACTGTTGCTTGTGAACAGACTGAAGTGCTGCTTTTTGACCCAATATCTTCAAAGCACATCAAAACTCTCTCTGAAGCTCATGAAGATTGTGTAAATAATATCAG atttctagATAATCGACTGTTTGCAACTTGTTCTGATGACACTACAATAGCCCTTTGGGATCTGAGAAAGCTGAACACAAAAGTGTGCACTTTGCACGGTCACACCAGTTGGGTTAAGAACATCGAGTATGATACCAATACCAGACTACTAGTAACATCAGGGTTTGATGGAAATGTGATCATCTGGGATACAAACAG GTGCACAGAAGATGGATGTCCTCACAAGAAGTTTTTTCACACCCGTTTTCTTATGAGAATGAGATTGACACCAGACTGTTCCAAAATGCTGATCTCAACATCCTCTGGATATCTTCTGATTTTGCATGACCTTGATCTAAACAAATCTTTAGAGGTTGGCAGCTACCCAATTTTAAGAGCTAGGAGGACTACGTCAAGTTCAG AGATAACATCTTCCAGTTCGTCTGCTCCTAGAACTGTTGGTTCACCATGTCACCAGAATGAATCAGGTCTACTGTCTGAGAAACAGATGTCACGGTCCTCCCAGCGAGAAG GTGGATCACCTAGAAATAGTCTGGAGGTCTTAACGCCAGAGGTTCCTGGAGAGAGAGACCGAGGCAACTGCATTACATCATTACAGCTACATCCAAAAGGGTGGGCTACTCTTCTTCGGTGCTCAAGTAACACAGATGACCAAGAG TGGACTTGTGTCTATGAATTCCAGGAAGGAGCCCCTGTGCGCCCTGTCTCACCTCGTTGCTCCCTGCGATTGACTCATTGCATTGAAGAAGCCAATGTGGGCCGGGGTTACATCAAAGAGCTTTGTTTCAGTCCTGATGGCCGGATGATTTCATCCCCGCATGGCTTTGGGATCCGCTTGTTGGGGTTTGATGCATACTGCAGCGAACTTGTTGACTGTTTGCCCAAAGAAGCTGGTCCCTTGAAAGAAATCCGTTCCCTCTATTCTCACAATGATGTGGTACTGACAACAAAGTTCTCTCCAACTCACTGTCAGATTGCCTCGGGGTGCCTTAGCGGACGTGTTTCTTTGTATCAGCCAAAGTTCTAG